A window from Phalacrocorax aristotelis chromosome 5, bGulAri2.1, whole genome shotgun sequence encodes these proteins:
- the ARL4C gene encoding ADP-ribosylation factor-like protein 4C: protein MGNISSNISAFQSLHIVMLGLDSAGKTTVLYRLKFNEFVNTVPTIGFNTEKIRLSNGTAKGISCHFWDVGGQEKLRPLWKSYSRCTDGIIYVVDSVDVDRLEEAKTELHKVTKFAENQGTPLLVIANKQDLPKSLPVAEIEKQLALHELTPSTTYHIQPACAIIGEGLTEGMDKLYEMILKRRKSLKQKKKR from the coding sequence ATGGGGAACATCTCCTCCAACATCTCCGCCTTCCAGTCCCTGCACATCGTCATGCTGGGCCTGGATTCGGCGGGGAAAACCACGGTGCTTTACCGGTTGAAGTTCAACGAGTTCGTTAACACCGTGCCCACCATCGGTTTCAACACGGAGAAGATTCGGCTGAGCAACGGGACGGCCAAGGGCATCAGTTGCCACTTTTGGGATGTGGGTGGTCAGGAGAAGCTGCGTCCGCTCTGGAAATCCTACAGCCGCTGTACCGATGGTATCATCTACGTGGTGGACTCAGTGGACGTGGATCGGCTGGAGGAGGCCAAAACAGAGCTGCACAAGGTGACCAAGTTCGCCGAGAACCAGGGTACCCCTCTGCTTGTCATCGCCAACAAGCAGGACCTGCCCAAGTCCCTGCCGGTGGCTGAGATCGAGAAGCAGCTGGCCCTGCATGAGCTGACCCCTTCCACCACCTACCACATCCAGCCCGCCTGCGCCATCATCGGCGAGGGGCTGACGGAGGGCATGGACAAGCTCTACGAGATGATCCTGAAGCGGAGGAAGTCCCTCAAGCAGAAGAAGAAGCGGTAG